In a genomic window of Mastomys coucha isolate ucsf_1 unplaced genomic scaffold, UCSF_Mcou_1 pScaffold19, whole genome shotgun sequence:
- the LOC116097561 gene encoding uncharacterized protein LOC116097561 produces MGGAWAQPRDLRFCPLLSILPSLRGWPVLSTLSHLGFPLLPTPHSCFLFGSGRTLPTPVSGSPRQSHQALFASPFPPTHPSTHPGSAPFLTMYSSCSHEPNPCPPFGNTSPIALTFSHRDKQRLTNPEIDSHRAQRHRPCPAPHARAQARRLWWREAHRRGVLTNTHINIHTHSLCAVPQKGADTRCARQGHTHRRAPGSPPSPAHPPRLALGQEQGLLPARAPPRFLPANVSLLGLPGPWGKGLRNAAGATWGKKVGTACSLPGHVGEFPNRETICGEGRVTGEPLVTSRGVPSPCRHRWAPGGLGSAQLPIAQPPGRSAPLAASVRRLDHAECSGGPLCPRRVAGRPRAAGLFLSYQCRNAAAAAAAAAAAAAGGRRRRGPWAVRAALKGPPPHSARVEV; encoded by the coding sequence ATGGGCGGGGCTTGGGCTCAACCTAGGGATCTCAGGTTCTGCCCCCTCctttctattcttccttcccttcGGGGTTGGCCAGTTCTCTCCACGCTGTCCCATTTGgggtttcctcttcttcctaccccacactcttgctttctcttcggTTCTGGGCGGACTTTACCAACACCAGTCTCTGGGTCTCCACGCCAAAGCCATCAAGCCCTGTTTGCCTCACCCTTTCCTCCTACCCACCCAAGTACCCACCCTGGATCCGCGCCATTCCTCACAATGTACTCCTCCTGTTCTCATGAGCCCAATCCATGTCCCCCTTTCGGAAATACTTCCCCTATTGCCCTCACTTtctcacacagagacaaacaaagaCTCACAAACCCAGAAATAGACTCCCACAGAGCTCAAAGACACAGGCCGTGTCCTGCCCCGCACGCACGCGCGCAGGCTCGGCGGCTCTGGTGGAGGGAAGCACACAGACGGGGCGTTTTGACAAACACGCACATAAACATCCACACCCACAGCCTCTGCGCTGTGCCACAAAAGGGTGCAGACACACGGTGTGCGAGACAAGGGCACACACATCGGCGGGCGCCCGGGAGCCCGCCTAGCCCGGCACACCCACCGCGGCTGGCCCTGGGACAGGAGCAAGGCCTGCTCCCGGCTCGGGCTCCCCCCAGATTCCTTCCAGCAAATGTTTCCCTACTTGGCCTGCCCGGTCCCTGGGGAAAGGGCCTCAGAAATGCGGCAGGAGCCACTTGGGGGAAAAAAGTTGGAACTGCCTGTTCCCTGCCTGGCCATGTCGGCGAATTCCCTAACCGAGAAACTATTTGTGGCGAGGGCAGAGTGACTGGCGAGCCCCTTGTCACCTCCCGTGGTGTTCCCTCCCCGTGCCGCCACCGATGGGCCCCGGGCGGCCTGGGCTCAGCGCAGCTGCCCATCGCGCAGCCTCCGGGCAGATCGGCTCCTCTCGCCGCTTCTGTGCGCCGCTTGGACCACGCGGAGTGCTCGGGAGGGCCGCTCTGTCCCCGGCGCGTCGCAGGCAGACCCCGGGCCGCCGGACTATTTCTGTCTTATCAGTGCAGGAATGCGGcagccgcggcggcggcggcggcggcggcggcggcgggcgggcggcggcggcgtgGGCCGTGGGCCGTCAGGGCAGCCCTGAAGGGGCCCCCTCCCCACTCCGCTCGAGTAGAAGTGTGA